GCATCGATACCGGCAAGTGGGGAAAACGCGATAATTACCATGAGCAAAATTATTCAGAGAATAGAGAAAAATAAGCCTAGTATAAAAGTTGTTAAACCTGTTAGAGTGATGATTGAAACTTTGGCTAAAGCTTATGGTCGCCCCCTACTGTCAAAGCTTTTATTAAATAGGTTAACTTCTGAACTAGCCCTTAAAATTACAGCTAGAAAAGATCCTTCTTTTGCAGCTTTAATCGATGCCATGTTGAGAAATACGATAACGCCTACAATTTTAACTTCTGGATACAAAGAGAATATTATTCCCGATGAGGCAAGCTGTATTTTTGATTGTAGATTATTACCAGGCTATGATGAAAAATTCGTTAAAGAGTATATTAATGCTGTAATGGAAGGATTAGATTATGACCTAGAGTTTATTCAAAGAGAACCAGCTAGTATGTCAGAAATTGGAAAACTTTACCATGTTATAGAAAAAGTTATTGCACGTGAAGTTCCAAACTCGATAGTTACACCATATATGAGCACGGGAGGTACGGACTCGAGGTTTTTCAGGTGGAGATTTAACAGCGTAGCTTACGGCTTCCAGCCGATTCTCGCGGATATGCCGCTTAGCGAGTTTTTGAAGATAATTCATGGCGTAAACGAGAGAATCTCTATTAAAAACCTTGTATTTGGAGCCAAGGTAACGTATGAAATTATTAGAGAGCTTATGGTCTCATCTGGAGGATAAAACCATTAGATTGTTCCATAGCTAAATCGGGAATGCAACCCCGTCACCCTTCTAAAGTACAATTTAAAGTATAAAATGGGGATTCAATACTGGATCAGCCTAGACTCGCTGACCTATACGAATTTATCTTAAAAATAGTAGACGAACGTGTAAACGAGATTAAAGTGACTAGAGAAGACTTTGATATTGAAGAGAAGGCCTCTCTCACCTATTTGTGAAAGCTTTTATGGCTAACTATATAAGTTAAAATTTTCGTAAAGCAGGCTTTTATCCAATTTTTGTATTATATGACTATTTTCCTAATAAAGATTCGATGGAAAATAAGCAAAAATAAATGTTAAAATCGAAAATATTATAACTAGGCAAGCATAGTATAGTTATGAGTAAATAAAAGGGGAGA
The Thermoproteales archaeon DNA segment above includes these coding regions:
- a CDS encoding M20/M25/M40 family metallo-hydrolase, which codes for MDYFKNKKDEIAKFLSELIRVDTSNPPGNELEAAKLIGEKLAEYGLKYEIIISEKKRANIITSVKGEEEGPRFLLLSHLDVVPAKPNGWKYHPFSGLIKDGYVWGRGAIDDKGHAVVELFTLLALIENRVRFRGEVIFAATADEEKGGKLGAGWLVENYPDKVRADYVINEGGGLGIKIGDKTVFIVQTAEKGVYWFRLKVRGKPGHASIPASGENAIITMSKIIQRIEKNKPSIKVVKPVRVMIETLAKAYGRPLLSKLLLNRLTSELALKITARKDPSFAALIDAMLRNTITPTILTSGYKENIIPDEASCIFDCRLLPGYDEKFVKEYINAVMEGLDYDLEFIQREPASMSEIGKLYHVIEKVIAREVPNSIVTPYMSTGGTDSRFFRWRFNSVAYGFQPILADMPLSEFLKIIHGVNERISIKNLVFGAKVTYEIIRELMVSSGG